A single window of Sphingobacterium sp. ML3W DNA harbors:
- a CDS encoding dicarboxylate/amino acid:cation symporter — MKKITENLLFKVIIAIISGIVLGLYLPESLGRILTTYNFLFDQFLKFLIPLIIVGLIIPSIAQLGKTAGKLLLTTVLIAYGSTLFAGLFSYTVSMSIFPTLLQNQINTDLVTATTKTLTPYFTIEFPPLFDVMSALVLAFCIGIGLSKLENSALEKVFIDFEKVISFLIEKMIIPLLPFFILGIFYDMTYTGKVFTILHVFIKIIGIIFIIHILLLVIQFIIAGVISKQNPFKLLIGMLPAYFTALGTQSSAATIPVTLNQAKKLGVDEDIANFSIPLCATIHLAGSTLKIVACVLALMMMQGIAIDFFQMMGFICMLGVTMIAAPGVPGGAIMAAIGIIGSMLGFNAENQALMIALYIAMDSFGTACNVTGDGAIAIVLNAIFKKRKQEEPVEVTA; from the coding sequence ATGAAAAAAATTACTGAAAATCTTCTTTTTAAAGTAATAATTGCCATCATTTCCGGCATTGTGCTGGGGCTTTATCTGCCTGAATCATTGGGACGCATATTGACCACCTACAACTTCCTTTTTGATCAGTTTTTAAAATTTTTGATACCCTTGATTATCGTGGGATTGATTATTCCATCTATTGCACAACTGGGCAAAACCGCCGGGAAATTATTATTGACAACAGTACTGATAGCTTATGGATCCACTTTATTTGCTGGACTTTTTTCATACACGGTCAGCATGAGTATCTTTCCAACGCTACTCCAAAATCAAATCAATACAGATTTGGTTACTGCTACCACTAAAACCCTGACTCCTTATTTCACGATTGAATTTCCACCACTTTTTGATGTCATGTCAGCACTGGTGCTCGCTTTCTGTATTGGTATCGGTCTCTCAAAATTGGAAAACTCAGCCTTAGAAAAGGTATTTATAGATTTTGAAAAAGTGATTAGCTTTTTAATCGAAAAAATGATCATTCCTTTGCTACCCTTTTTCATTCTCGGCATTTTCTATGATATGACGTACACAGGCAAAGTGTTCACTATACTACATGTATTCATCAAGATTATCGGCATTATCTTTATCATCCATATCCTATTATTGGTCATTCAATTTATTATTGCAGGAGTTATATCCAAACAAAATCCGTTCAAACTATTGATAGGCATGTTACCCGCATATTTCACAGCATTGGGTACGCAATCTTCGGCAGCCACTATTCCCGTTACGCTCAATCAGGCAAAGAAATTAGGCGTGGATGAGGATATTGCCAACTTCAGTATCCCCTTATGTGCCACCATCCATCTAGCAGGCAGTACACTCAAGATCGTCGCTTGCGTATTGGCACTTATGATGATGCAGGGTATCGCAATAGACTTTTTCCAGATGATGGGTTTCATCTGTATGCTTGGGGTTACCATGATTGCAGCGCCAGGTGTACCCGGGGGAGCTATAATGGCAGCCATTGGTATCATAGGCAGTATGCTCGGTTTCAATGCCGAAAATCAAGCGCTTATGATTGCATTATATATCGCGATGGACAGTTTTGGCACTGCTTGTAATGTAACAGGAGATGGCGCTATTGCCATCGTATTAAATGCTATTTTCAAGAAAAGAAAACAAGAGGAACCAGTAGAAGTTACTGCATAA
- a CDS encoding metal-dependent transcriptional regulator — MISQTEENYLKALFALTSVKGEASMNELSKQLEIRMPTVNSMMKRLSEKGFVVYESYKPLKLTEKGKKEAALIIRKHRLTEMYLVNMMGFGWEEVHDIAEQIEHIQSPKFFDKMDKLLGYPTVDPHGSPIPDTEGKMVAEKYSKLSDCKLGDVVVFKAVSHSSEELLKFLTSRMLALGAVITIDAIEAFDNSITISYANGRHEVLSNKACESLLVRIKK; from the coding sequence ATGATTTCACAGACAGAAGAGAATTATCTAAAAGCCCTGTTTGCATTGACCAGCGTGAAAGGTGAGGCAAGTATGAATGAACTGAGCAAGCAATTGGAAATCAGGATGCCTACTGTAAATAGCATGATGAAGCGCCTTTCTGAAAAAGGTTTTGTCGTTTATGAAAGTTATAAACCTTTGAAACTGACGGAAAAAGGGAAAAAGGAGGCTGCTTTGATCATACGGAAACATCGTTTAACTGAAATGTACCTCGTCAATATGATGGGTTTTGGATGGGAAGAAGTACATGATATCGCAGAACAGATTGAACATATACAATCGCCTAAGTTTTTCGACAAGATGGACAAGTTATTGGGGTATCCGACTGTGGATCCACATGGCTCTCCTATACCGGACACAGAGGGCAAGATGGTGGCGGAGAAATACAGTAAATTGAGTGACTGTAAACTTGGTGACGTGGTCGTCTTTAAGGCTGTTAGTCATTCTTCGGAAGAGTTGCTTAAGTTTTTAACAAGTCGGATGTTGGCTTTGGGGGCTGTAATTACGATAGATGCTATCGAGGCTTTTGATAACAGCATTACAATCAGTTACGCGAATGGAAGGCATGAGGTGCTGAGCAATAAGGCATGTGAAAGTCTATTGGTAAGGATTAAGAAATAA
- a CDS encoding ZIP family metal transporter, producing the protein MIDSIITYLESIDPILAALYATLFTWAVTALGASFVFLFKKMNKNIMDGMLGFTGGVMVAASVWSLLIPAINMSEGTGFVQVVPAVVGFLIGAAFLFSIDKVLPHLHINFKKVEGVKTPWQKTTLMILAITLHNIPEGLAVGVLFGSVAAGVPEATIAGAVILAIGIGLQNFPEGIAVAMPLRRMGMSRRKSFFYGQASAIVEPIAGVLGAMAVVTFTPILPYALAFAAGAMIFVVVEEVIPEAQQNKNSDIATIGFIGGFILMMTLDVALG; encoded by the coding sequence ATGATTGATTCTATTATCACCTACCTAGAAAGCATTGACCCCATATTGGCCGCATTGTATGCGACTTTATTCACCTGGGCTGTAACCGCTTTGGGAGCCTCCTTTGTATTTCTATTCAAGAAGATGAATAAAAACATCATGGATGGCATGTTGGGTTTTACAGGTGGTGTCATGGTCGCAGCAAGTGTCTGGAGTCTACTTATCCCAGCAATAAACATGAGTGAAGGTACCGGCTTTGTGCAGGTCGTGCCTGCAGTGGTGGGTTTTTTGATCGGCGCAGCATTCCTTTTTAGCATCGATAAGGTATTACCTCATCTGCACATCAATTTCAAAAAAGTCGAAGGTGTCAAGACTCCTTGGCAAAAGACAACTTTGATGATTTTAGCCATTACTCTCCACAATATTCCCGAAGGACTTGCCGTAGGAGTACTTTTTGGAAGTGTTGCTGCAGGGGTTCCAGAAGCCACAATTGCGGGCGCTGTAATTTTAGCGATAGGTATAGGTTTGCAAAATTTCCCTGAGGGTATCGCAGTAGCCATGCCTTTAAGAAGAATGGGCATGAGCAGACGCAAAAGTTTTTTCTATGGCCAAGCATCCGCTATTGTGGAACCAATTGCAGGTGTATTAGGAGCCATGGCAGTTGTTACATTTACACCGATACTACCCTATGCACTAGCATTTGCTGCTGGAGCGATGATATTCGTGGTTGTCGAAGAAGTGATTCCCGAAGCACAGCAGAACAAGAATTCAGACATTGCCACCATTGGCTTCATTGGTGGATTTATCTTAATGATGACGCTAGATGTAGCACTAGGTTAA